A genomic region of Bradyrhizobium sp. ORS 278 contains the following coding sequences:
- a CDS encoding Flp family type IVb pilin, which translates to MKTFVLKFLRDESGATAIEYGLIAAGISLAIIAAVNGLGTSLSSKFDSINSSLK; encoded by the coding sequence ATGAAGACCTTTGTGTTGAAGTTTTTGCGTGATGAATCCGGTGCAACCGCCATCGAATACGGCCTGATTGCAGCCGGAATCTCGCTGGCGATCATCGCGGCGGTGAACGGCCTGGGCACCTCGCTGAGCAGCAAGTTCGACTCCATCAACTCGTCTCTGAAGTAA
- a CDS encoding aminopeptidase P family protein: MFEALFQTFEEPETGVALTARLAALREELARRQLTGFIVPRADQQQNEYVPPSEERLAWLTGFTGSAGLAIVLLHEAAIFVDGRYTLQAGKQVDGKAWAVESLIEPPPESWLTGHLQRGDRIGFDPWLQTTAAAERFAAACAKAGAELVPVETNPVDSIWTERPQPPLGAVSIHGAELSGEVEAEKLERIRREIERLGVEALVLSDSHNVAWTFNIRGADVSHTPLPISYALVPKTGRPTIFIDSRKLSNLTRDHLEQSADVAEPDAMAPRLTELARSGAAIALDSATAADALTRLIQGAGGKPVRGADPVSLLKAAKNAVEIEGTRRAHRRDAVALARFLAFIDREAPKGTLTEIDAVEALESFRRDTGALKDVSFPTISGTGPNGAIVHYRVTRKSNRRIMTGDLLLIDSGAQYQDGTTDVTRTIAVGAPTTEMRDRFTRVLRGHLAIARALFPDGTTGAQLDTLARQFLWQAGIDFEHGTGHGVGSYLSVHEGPARISKLGTTPLKRGMILSNEPGYYKTDAFGIRIENLELVVAKDIAGGEKPMNGFEALTLAPIDRRLIDVAMLSSEERSWLDVYHARVREAVHAALNEPDQLWLDQATAPL; encoded by the coding sequence ATGTTCGAAGCCCTGTTCCAGACGTTCGAAGAACCCGAAACCGGTGTCGCGCTGACGGCACGACTCGCCGCGCTCCGCGAGGAGCTGGCGCGGCGCCAGCTCACCGGCTTCATCGTGCCGCGCGCGGACCAGCAGCAGAACGAGTATGTGCCGCCGTCCGAGGAGAGGCTGGCGTGGCTGACCGGGTTCACCGGCTCGGCCGGTCTCGCGATCGTTCTGCTGCACGAGGCCGCGATCTTCGTCGACGGCCGCTACACATTGCAGGCGGGCAAGCAGGTCGATGGGAAGGCCTGGGCCGTGGAATCGCTGATCGAGCCGCCGCCCGAAAGCTGGCTGACGGGGCATCTGCAGCGCGGCGACCGTATCGGCTTCGATCCCTGGCTGCAGACGACGGCCGCTGCCGAACGCTTCGCGGCGGCCTGCGCCAAGGCAGGTGCCGAGCTGGTGCCAGTGGAGACCAATCCGGTCGACAGCATCTGGACCGAGCGCCCTCAGCCGCCGCTCGGCGCGGTCTCGATCCATGGCGCGGAATTGTCCGGCGAGGTCGAGGCCGAGAAGCTCGAACGCATCCGCCGGGAGATCGAGAGGCTCGGCGTCGAGGCGCTGGTGCTGTCCGATTCCCACAATGTGGCCTGGACGTTCAACATCCGTGGCGCCGACGTGTCGCACACGCCGCTGCCGATCTCCTACGCCTTGGTGCCAAAGACCGGACGGCCGACGATCTTCATCGATTCCCGCAAGCTCTCGAACCTGACACGCGATCACCTCGAGCAGAGCGCTGACGTGGCGGAGCCGGACGCGATGGCGCCGCGCCTGACGGAGCTCGCGCGGTCGGGCGCAGCCATCGCGCTCGACAGCGCCACCGCGGCGGACGCGCTGACGCGGCTGATCCAGGGCGCGGGCGGCAAGCCGGTGCGTGGTGCCGATCCCGTGAGCCTGCTCAAGGCCGCGAAAAATGCGGTCGAGATCGAGGGCACGCGACGCGCACACCGGCGCGACGCCGTCGCCCTGGCGCGCTTTCTCGCCTTCATCGATCGCGAGGCGCCGAAGGGGACATTGACCGAGATCGACGCCGTCGAGGCGCTGGAGAGCTTTCGCCGCGACACCGGCGCGCTGAAGGACGTGTCGTTTCCGACCATCTCCGGGACCGGCCCGAACGGTGCCATCGTGCATTATCGCGTCACTCGCAAGAGCAACCGGCGCATCATGACCGGCGATCTGCTGCTGATCGATTCCGGCGCGCAATACCAGGACGGTACGACCGACGTCACGCGCACCATCGCGGTGGGCGCGCCGACCACGGAGATGCGCGACCGCTTCACGCGCGTGCTGCGCGGCCATCTGGCGATCGCGCGCGCGCTGTTTCCCGACGGCACCACCGGCGCCCAGCTCGACACCTTGGCACGGCAGTTCCTGTGGCAGGCCGGGATCGACTTCGAGCACGGCACCGGACATGGCGTCGGCAGCTATCTGTCGGTGCACGAAGGACCGGCGCGGATTTCCAAGCTCGGCACGACGCCGCTGAAGCGCGGCATGATCCTGTCCAACGAGCCCGGCTACTACAAGACCGATGCCTTCGGCATCCGCATCGAGAATCTCGAGCTGGTCGTGGCGAAGGACATTGCGGGCGGGGAGAAGCCGATGAACGGCTTCGAGGCGCTGACGCTCGCGCCGATCGATCGCCGGCTGATCGACGTGGCGATGCTGAGCAGCGAGGAGCGCAGCTGGCTCGACGTCTATCACGCCCGCGTCAGGGAGGCCGTGCACGCGGCCCTCAACGAGCCCGACCAGCTGTGGCTCGATCAGGCGACAGCGCCACTCTGA
- a CDS encoding 50S ribosomal protein L11 methyltransferase encodes MTSDSPPATYKASFTVADEGAARPAVDSLTEVFFEGDAAVAAFERPDGRWDVTVHFADPPDQALLRKLIGGAAGTEAAGTLTFETVEVKDWVKASLDDLVPVPAARFMVHGAHDRARVPANKIGIEIEAALAFGTGHHGTTRGCLLLLDHVLKRGSPQRVLDLGTGTGVLAIAAAKATRRSVLGSDIDAPSVSVARENARLNGAGPLVQVIRATGFAAAEFAEAGPFDLVLANILANPLRQLAAPMQRHLAPGANVILSGLLTPQARGVLAAYRARGLVPIRHLTIEGWSSLLLQKKQ; translated from the coding sequence ATGACATCAGATTCCCCGCCGGCGACGTACAAAGCGAGCTTCACGGTCGCGGACGAGGGCGCCGCGCGGCCGGCGGTCGATAGTCTGACGGAGGTCTTCTTCGAGGGAGACGCAGCGGTGGCCGCGTTCGAGCGGCCGGATGGGCGCTGGGACGTCACGGTGCATTTCGCCGATCCTCCGGACCAGGCCCTGTTGCGCAAGCTGATCGGCGGAGCGGCGGGAACAGAGGCTGCGGGAACCCTGACGTTCGAGACGGTTGAAGTCAAGGACTGGGTCAAGGCAAGCCTGGACGATCTGGTTCCCGTGCCGGCCGCACGCTTCATGGTTCATGGCGCTCACGACCGGGCTCGGGTTCCGGCCAACAAGATCGGCATTGAAATCGAGGCGGCGCTCGCCTTCGGAACCGGCCATCATGGAACCACCCGCGGCTGCCTGCTGCTGCTCGACCATGTTCTGAAACGAGGGTCGCCGCAACGCGTCCTCGACCTCGGCACCGGAACCGGCGTCCTTGCAATTGCAGCCGCCAAGGCGACCCGCCGCTCCGTGCTGGGCAGCGACATCGATGCGCCCTCCGTGAGCGTTGCGCGGGAGAACGCCCGGCTCAACGGCGCAGGCCCCCTGGTCCAGGTCATCCGCGCCACCGGCTTTGCGGCGGCGGAATTTGCCGAAGCAGGCCCGTTCGATCTGGTGTTGGCGAACATCCTCGCCAATCCGCTGCGGCAACTGGCGGCGCCAATGCAGCGCCACCTTGCGCCAGGGGCGAACGTGATCCTGTCAGGTCTCCTGACCCCACAAGCCCGCGGCGTTCTTGCAGCCTATCGCGCACGCGGGCTGGTTCCGATCCGGCATCTGACAATCGAGGGGTGGAGCAGCTTGTTGCTGCAGAAGAAACAATGA